Proteins encoded in a region of the Mesoflavibacter profundi genome:
- a CDS encoding cell division protein FtsQ/DivIB, translated as MIVLLILVVFLYAFSSARNTKRQVSKPNIQFLGNKNLFITQEAVSKLLIQNQEGVTNTSKETLDLNGLEQTLNANPIIEFAEVYVNVEGKLTAEVMQKTPIARVISSQNYYIDSNGGIMPLSKNYTERVPIVTGSVDKNNLDMVYQIADFVLKDNFLKQNVIQIHQTKQNTIILKLRQTKFDVIVGDLKRLENKINNLKAFYIKASKDKSLDKYSKVNLQFGNQVVCTKA; from the coding sequence ATGATAGTTCTACTAATTTTAGTAGTGTTTTTGTATGCATTTTCTTCAGCTAGAAATACAAAGCGCCAAGTGTCTAAACCAAACATTCAATTCTTAGGTAATAAAAACCTGTTTATCACGCAAGAGGCTGTTAGTAAATTGTTAATACAAAATCAAGAAGGTGTGACAAATACGTCTAAAGAAACTTTAGATTTGAATGGTTTAGAGCAGACGCTAAATGCAAATCCAATTATCGAGTTTGCAGAGGTTTACGTAAATGTTGAAGGCAAATTAACTGCCGAAGTAATGCAAAAAACTCCTATTGCTAGAGTAATTAGTAGTCAAAATTACTATATAGATAGCAATGGTGGCATTATGCCGCTTTCTAAAAACTATACAGAACGTGTTCCAATTGTTACAGGATCTGTAGATAAAAACAATCTTGATATGGTGTATCAAATAGCAGATTTTGTATTAAAAGATAACTTTTTAAAGCAAAATGTTATACAAATACATCAAACAAAACAAAATACCATCATACTAAAATTAAGACAAACAAAGTTTGATGTTATAGTAGGAGATTTAAAACGACTAGAAAATAAAATAAATAATCTTAAAGCTTTTTATATTAAAGCTTCAAAAGATAAAAGTTTAGATAAATACAGT